A genomic stretch from Aedes albopictus strain Foshan chromosome 2, AalbF5, whole genome shotgun sequence includes:
- the LOC109417979 gene encoding J domain-containing protein CG6693, producing MPSTLDLGERFFGSRDVYEIFKVNKNAQEGEIKKAYYKLSLKVHPDRVSPNEKAEATEKFKVLSKIYSVLSDQDKRALYDEQGLIDDDDDPAADVKWMAMWQKFFKPITTDDIEDFEKAYVGSELERKDIKEAYLGGKGCLDYMSQYVPYMGVKSEPRIIEAVQSMIAAGEVPEYKAFTEEPKEKRNRRHRRETKELKEAKALKRKLDTRKASNSGGGSLEQQIAQRRSEREQGFNSLLDRLAAKYGNEK from the exons ATGCCATCAACATTAGACTTGGGCGAAAGGTTCTTCGGTTCCCGTGATGTCTACGAAATCTTCAAAGTTAACAAAAATGCCCAGGAAGGCGAGA TTAAAAAGGCATACTACAAGCTGTCCCTGAAGGTACACCCGGACCGTGTGAGTCCCAACGAGAAAGCGGAGGCCACCGAAAAGTTCAAAGTGCTGAGCAAGATCTACTCCGTCCTCTCGGACCAGGACAAACGGGCTTTGTACGACGAGCAGGGCCTgatcgacgatgacgacgatccaGCCGCCGATGTCAAGTGGATGGCCATGTGGCAGAAGTTCTTCAAGCCCATCACCACCGACGACATCGAGGACTTCGAGAAGGCCTACGTGGGTTCGGAGCTGGAGCGCAAAGACATCAAGGAAGCTTATCTTGGCGGCAAAGGTTGTTTGGATTACATGTCGCAGTACGTTCCCTACATGGGCGTCAAGAGTGAGCCGCGGATTATCGAAGCGGTCCAGTCGATGATTGCCGCGGGTGAAGTTCCGGAGTACAAGGCCTTCACGGAGGAACCCAAGGAGAAGCGTAATCGACGTCACCGGAGGGAGACCAAGGAGTTAAAGGAAGCGAAGGCACTGAAGAGGAAGTTGGATACTAGGAAGGCTTCCAATAGTGGGGGCGGGTCGCTCGAACAGCAGATTGCTCAACGGCGGTCGGAACGCGAACAAGGATTTAATTCTTTGTTGGACCGGTTGGCAGCTAAGTATGGTAACGAGAAATGA